In Dama dama isolate Ldn47 chromosome X, ASM3311817v1, whole genome shotgun sequence, one genomic interval encodes:
- the LOC133052786 gene encoding high mobility group protein B3-like, whose amino-acid sequence MAKGDPEKPKGKMSAFAFFVPTCREEHKKNPEVPVNFAEFSKKCSESWKTMSGKEKSTFDEMAKADKVHYNQEMKDYGSAKGGKKKDPNAPKRTLSGFFLFCSEFCPKIKSTNPGISTGDVAKKLGEMWNNLSDSEKQLYINKFAKLKEKYEKDVADYKGEFDGTKGPAKVAWKKVEEKEDEEEEEEEDVLKKLLICLLVKTLE is encoded by the coding sequence ATGGCTAAAGGTGATCCCGAGAAACCAAAGGGCAAGATGTCTGCTTTTGCCTTCTTTGTGCCGACGTGCAGAGAGGAACATAAGAAAAACCCCGAGGTCCCTGTCAattttgctgaattttccaagaaaTGCTCTGAGAGTTGGAAGACCATGTCTGGGAAAGAGAAGTCTACATTTGATGAAATGGCAAAGGCGGATAAAGTGCACTATAATCAGGAAATGAAGGATTATGGATCAGCTAAGGGAGGCAAGAAGAAGGACCCTAATGCCCCCAAGAGAACACTGTCTGGATTTTTCCTATTCTGCTCTGAATTCTGCCCCAAGATCAAGTCTACAAACCCTGGCATCTCTACTGGAGATGTGGCAAAGAAGCTGGGTGAGATGTGGAACAACTTAAGTGACAGTGAGAAGCAGCTATACATCAACAAGTTCGCAAAGCTAAAGGAGAAGTATGAGAAGGATGTTGCAGACTATAAAGGGGAGTTTGATGGCACCAAGGGTCCTGCTAAAGTTGCATGGAAAAAGgtggaagagaaagaggatgaggaggaagaggaggaggaggatgtatTAAAAAAACTGTTGATCTGTCTCCTTGTGAAAACCTTAGAGTAG